The Miltoncostaea oceani genome includes a region encoding these proteins:
- the glgX gene encoding glycogen debranching protein GlgX yields the protein MESWPGRPFPLGATWDGEGTNFALFSENAEGVELCLFDDDGAETRIGLTERTQFHWHGYVPGVGPGQRYGYRVHGPWAPEQGHRFNPARLLIDPYAKAIEGDVAWDAAPVLPYVAGDETGTRIDDRDSAPAVPKSVVIDPAFDWGDDAPPAVSWSESVIYEVHVKGFTRRHPGVPEELRGTYAGLGSDASIAHLRSLGVTAVELLPVHHFISEQALVERGLTNYWGYSSIGFLAPHAGYASGGVRGEQVAEFKRMVKALHAAGIEVILDVVYNHTAEGNHLGPMFSFKGVDNHSYYRRPPDDDAHYMDFTGTGNTLNPVHPSVLRLIMDSLRYWVTEMHVDGFRFDLASSLAREFYEVDRLSGFFDVVHQDPVLSQVKLIAEPWDVGPGGYQVGNFPVQWAEWNGAYRDSVRDFWRGEGPGAPDIAARLTASSELYEGDGRRPTSSVNFITAHDGFCLRDLVSYDEKHNEANGEDNRDGSDGDRSWNHGAEGPTDDPGIIALRARQQRNLLMTLLLSQGVPMLLGGDEMGRTQQGNNNGYCQDSEISWFDWELDDEQESLLAFTRDVISLRRDHPVFRQRLFLSGRTQGDRPPDSIWLRADGEEMADDDWDAHHHAVGLVLDGDAIGERDRRGRPVTDDTFALLINAHHEPVPFRLPEGLGGAWERILSSDDGVPGEIAGGGEVTLDGRSMAVIRRR from the coding sequence ATGGAGTCATGGCCGGGGCGGCCGTTCCCGCTGGGGGCGACCTGGGACGGTGAGGGGACGAACTTCGCGCTCTTCTCCGAGAACGCCGAGGGCGTCGAGCTCTGCCTCTTCGACGACGACGGCGCCGAGACCCGGATCGGGCTGACGGAGCGGACGCAGTTCCACTGGCACGGGTACGTCCCGGGCGTCGGACCGGGCCAGCGGTACGGCTACCGCGTGCACGGGCCGTGGGCGCCCGAGCAGGGCCACCGCTTCAACCCCGCCCGCCTGCTGATCGACCCGTACGCGAAGGCGATCGAGGGCGACGTCGCCTGGGACGCCGCGCCCGTCCTGCCGTACGTCGCGGGCGACGAGACCGGCACCCGGATCGACGACCGCGACAGCGCCCCCGCCGTCCCGAAGTCCGTCGTGATCGACCCGGCCTTCGACTGGGGCGACGACGCCCCGCCCGCCGTGAGCTGGAGCGAGAGCGTCATCTACGAGGTCCACGTCAAGGGCTTCACCCGACGCCACCCCGGCGTCCCGGAGGAGCTGCGCGGCACCTACGCCGGCCTCGGCAGCGACGCGTCGATCGCCCACCTGCGGTCCCTCGGCGTCACCGCCGTCGAGCTGCTGCCCGTCCACCACTTCATCTCGGAGCAGGCGCTGGTCGAGCGGGGGCTCACGAACTACTGGGGCTACTCGTCGATCGGCTTCCTCGCCCCCCACGCCGGCTACGCCTCCGGCGGGGTCCGCGGCGAGCAGGTCGCCGAGTTCAAGCGGATGGTGAAGGCGCTGCACGCGGCGGGCATCGAGGTGATCCTCGACGTCGTCTACAACCACACCGCCGAGGGCAACCACCTGGGCCCGATGTTCTCGTTCAAGGGCGTCGACAACCACTCGTACTACCGGCGGCCGCCCGACGACGACGCCCACTACATGGACTTCACGGGGACGGGCAACACGCTCAACCCGGTCCACCCGAGCGTGCTGCGGCTCATCATGGACAGCCTGCGGTACTGGGTCACCGAGATGCACGTCGACGGCTTCCGCTTCGACCTCGCGTCGAGCCTCGCCCGCGAGTTCTACGAGGTCGACCGGCTCTCGGGCTTCTTCGACGTCGTCCACCAGGACCCGGTCCTGTCGCAGGTGAAGCTGATCGCCGAGCCCTGGGACGTCGGCCCCGGCGGCTACCAGGTCGGCAACTTCCCGGTCCAGTGGGCCGAGTGGAACGGCGCCTACCGCGACTCGGTGCGCGACTTCTGGCGCGGCGAGGGCCCCGGCGCCCCGGACATCGCGGCCCGCCTCACCGCCTCGAGCGAGCTGTACGAGGGGGACGGGCGGCGGCCGACGTCGTCGGTCAACTTCATCACCGCCCACGACGGCTTCTGCCTGCGCGACCTCGTGTCGTACGACGAGAAGCACAACGAGGCCAACGGCGAGGACAACCGCGACGGATCCGACGGGGACCGCAGCTGGAACCACGGCGCCGAGGGGCCGACCGACGACCCCGGCATCATCGCGCTCCGGGCCCGCCAGCAGCGCAACCTGCTCATGACGCTGCTGCTGTCGCAGGGCGTCCCGATGCTGCTCGGCGGCGACGAGATGGGCCGCACCCAGCAGGGCAACAACAACGGCTACTGCCAGGACAGCGAGATCAGCTGGTTCGACTGGGAGCTCGACGATGAGCAGGAGTCGCTGCTCGCGTTCACGCGCGACGTCATCTCCCTGCGGCGCGACCACCCCGTCTTCCGGCAGCGGCTGTTCCTCAGCGGTCGAACGCAGGGCGACCGGCCGCCCGACTCGATCTGGCTGCGCGCCGACGGCGAGGAGATGGCCGACGACGACTGGGACGCCCACCACCACGCCGTCGGCCTCGTGCTGGACGGCGACGCCATCGGCGAGCGCGACCGCCGCGGGCGCCCCGTGACCGACGACACCTTCGCCCTGCTCATCAACGCCCACCACGAGCCGGTGCCGTTCCGCCTGCCGGAGGGGCTCGGCGGCGCATGGGAGAGGATCCTGTCGAGCGACGACGGCGTACCGGGCGAGATCGCCGGCGGTGGGGAGGTCACGCTCGACGGCCGGTCGATGGCGGTGATCCGGCGGCGCTGA